The following proteins come from a genomic window of Companilactobacillus pabuli:
- a CDS encoding universal stress protein, producing the protein MSNQNNTFERVLVGVDDSPDAQLAFRYAMHRCIKDGSTLIITSILEDSDMNVYQALTKDYVHGERKELEEHMQEYRKVALDAGVKNVELMVAEGDPGETIVKDVIPSCDADLLVIGSLSKKGIRKYFGSQAAYMAKYSPISVMIIR; encoded by the coding sequence ATGTCGAATCAAAACAACACTTTTGAACGTGTTTTGGTTGGTGTCGATGATTCACCCGATGCCCAATTAGCATTTAGATATGCGATGCACCGTTGCATCAAGGACGGCTCAACGTTGATCATTACTTCTATTTTGGAAGATAGTGATATGAATGTTTACCAAGCACTCACGAAAGACTACGTTCACGGTGAGCGTAAAGAGTTAGAAGAGCACATGCAGGAATATCGCAAGGTTGCTTTGGATGCTGGAGTTAAGAATGTTGAACTCATGGTAGCTGAAGGAGATCCTGGTGAAACAATCGTTAAGGATGTTATTCCTTCGTGTGATGCAGATCTTTTAGTTATAGGGTCACTTTCCAAAAAGGGAATCAGAAAGTATTTCGGTTCTCAAGCTGCATATATGGCGAAATATTCACCAATTTCTGTGATGATCATTCGCTAG
- a CDS encoding MarR family winged helix-turn-helix transcriptional regulator encodes MKNIGYLAQDISILHRQYYKDTREKFNQINLNPTAACILLAVSDYENISQNQVARSLVIDKGLATREINKMEKLNYLTKSNGAGKTKILNLTETGNKVVDTVQHIRSQWWEDRFAKSGITPDSPLVSSIEAVVSTIIDPIE; translated from the coding sequence ATGAAAAACATTGGATATTTAGCACAAGATATTTCTATCTTACACAGACAATATTACAAGGATACGAGGGAAAAATTCAATCAAATCAACTTGAATCCAACTGCCGCTTGTATTTTGTTAGCCGTTAGCGACTATGAAAATATTAGTCAAAATCAAGTTGCCAGATCTTTAGTTATCGACAAAGGTTTAGCCACTAGAGAAATCAATAAGATGGAAAAACTCAACTATTTAACTAAGTCGAATGGAGCAGGTAAGACAAAGATTTTGAATTTGACCGAAACTGGCAACAAGGTAGTTGATACAGTTCAACACATTCGTAGTCAATGGTGGGAAGATCGTTTTGCTAAATCAGGAATCACTCCCGACAGTCCACTAGTTTCTTCCATTGAAGCTGTAGTTTCTACTATTATTGACCCAATAGAGTAG
- a CDS encoding Nramp family divalent metal transporter — protein sequence MAEKHKLIEYANGPSLQEINGTVDVPRDKGFFKTLFAYSGPGALVAVGYMDPGNWSTSITGGQNFQYLLMSVILMSSLIAMLLQYMAAKLGIVSKMDLAQAIRARTSRSLGIVLWILTELAIMATDIAEVIGGAIALYLLFNIPLVIAVFITVGDVLVLLLLTKIGFRKIEAIVVCLILVILFVFVYQVALSNPDWGGVFAGLIPTGKTFSPSPSIGGQTPLTGALGIIGATVMPHNLYLHSAISQTRKVNHADEKSVAQNVRFSAWDSNIQLTAAFFVNALLLIMGVAVFKSGAVKDPSFFGLYQALSDTSTLSNGVLIAVAKSGVLSTLFAVALLASGQNSTITGTLTGQVIMEGFVHMRMPLWLRRLVTRLISVIPVLICVMLTSGKSAIDEHEALNTLMNNSQVFLAFALPFSMLPLLLMTDSATEMGNKFKNSTWIKGFGWLSVIALTFLNLYGLPGQIQAFYGDKLTGAQTMQANIIAYVLIAAVLALLVWTIVDMHKGNERLKNVLAKEDVTSTYEHLAKLSAAAGSEEEFDKEATAERNSEQR from the coding sequence ATGGCTGAAAAGCATAAATTAATCGAATACGCAAACGGTCCATCTCTACAAGAGATTAACGGAACCGTCGATGTACCAAGAGACAAGGGCTTTTTCAAAACTTTGTTCGCATACTCAGGTCCAGGGGCACTAGTTGCTGTTGGATACATGGATCCAGGTAACTGGTCAACATCAATTACCGGTGGTCAAAATTTCCAATACCTATTAATGTCAGTTATTCTAATGTCTAGTTTAATTGCCATGTTACTGCAATATATGGCTGCTAAACTAGGAATTGTGAGTAAGATGGATCTAGCGCAAGCCATTCGTGCTAGAACTAGTAGATCACTGGGAATCGTTTTATGGATTCTAACCGAGTTAGCTATTATGGCGACTGATATTGCCGAAGTTATCGGTGGTGCCATCGCTTTGTACTTACTATTTAATATTCCATTAGTAATTGCCGTATTTATCACTGTTGGTGATGTTTTGGTATTGCTATTATTAACAAAGATTGGTTTCAGAAAAATCGAAGCTATCGTTGTATGTTTAATTCTTGTTATTTTATTCGTTTTCGTTTATCAAGTTGCTTTATCAAATCCTGATTGGGGTGGCGTATTTGCCGGTTTGATCCCAACAGGTAAGACATTCTCACCAAGTCCATCAATCGGTGGCCAAACACCATTAACAGGTGCTTTAGGTATCATTGGTGCTACTGTTATGCCTCACAATTTGTACCTACACTCAGCTATTTCACAAACTAGAAAAGTTAACCACGCTGATGAAAAGTCAGTTGCTCAAAATGTTCGTTTCTCAGCTTGGGATTCAAATATTCAATTAACAGCTGCTTTCTTCGTTAATGCTTTACTACTTATCATGGGTGTTGCCGTATTCAAGAGTGGTGCTGTTAAAGATCCATCATTCTTCGGTTTGTACCAAGCTCTATCAGATACATCAACTTTGAGTAATGGTGTTTTGATTGCCGTTGCTAAGTCAGGTGTACTTTCAACATTGTTCGCTGTTGCTTTGCTTGCTTCAGGTCAAAACTCAACTATTACTGGTACTTTAACTGGACAAGTTATCATGGAAGGTTTCGTTCACATGAGAATGCCTCTATGGTTACGTCGTTTGGTTACACGTTTGATCTCAGTTATCCCTGTTCTTATCTGTGTTATGTTAACAAGTGGTAAGAGTGCAATTGATGAGCACGAAGCTTTGAATACATTGATGAATAACTCACAAGTCTTCTTGGCTTTCGCACTTCCATTCTCAATGTTGCCACTACTATTAATGACAGATAGTGCTACAGAAATGGGTAACAAATTCAAGAACTCAACTTGGATCAAAGGATTCGGTTGGTTATCAGTTATTGCTTTGACATTCTTGAACCTTTACGGTTTACCAGGTCAAATCCAAGCCTTCTATGGTGATAAATTAACTGGTGCACAAACAATGCAAGCTAATATCATTGCTTATGTATTAATCGCTGCTGTTCTAGCATTGTTAGTTTGGACAATTGTCGACATGCACAAAGGTAACGAAAGACTTAAGAACGTTTTGGCAAAAGAAGATGTTACATCAACTTATGAACATCTAGCCAAATTATCAGCTGCAGCCGGTTCTGAAGAAGAATTCGATAAAGAAGCTACTGCTGAAAGAAATTCAGAACAAAGATAA
- the alsS gene encoding acetolactate synthase AlsS, with protein MTKQPNGAQALIQSMINQNVKYIFGLPGAKIDQLFENLEHNDNPQTPKLIITRHEQNAAFMAAGIGRLTGKPGVVATTSGPGVSNLATGLITATAEGDPVVALGGQVPRNDIARLTHQSISSKELLSAATKDSVEVQDANNLSESFANAYQTAAAPKAGATFMSIPQDVLNDEVTRNTIKSLSPVEQGGADQDTVNEIIEKIKNAKLPVILAGMRSSTNEVTHKIHKFLHKFSIPVVETFQGAGVISRDLEKNYYGRVGLFRNQIGDTILKESDLIIAVGYDPIEYEARNWNVGRTGEIINLDSIAPEITNDYQPDLVVQADIAKTLDEISEQLPDDIDLGEKMHQHLADQQEKFTKKDAIPENHSDKNGIHPLAIIHALQNQVNDDTTVTVDVGSLYIWMARHFRSYKPRHLLFSNGMQTLGVALPWAIAAALERPEQPIVSVAGDGGFLFSGQELETAVRLNLNIVQLVWDDGYYDMVRFQEIAKYGHDSGVKLGSVDFVKYAESFGATGMRVERTEDLEPMLAKAFATKGPVVLHIPVDYSDNIKLASKLVDDVLN; from the coding sequence ATGACAAAACAACCTAATGGTGCTCAAGCTTTGATTCAAAGTATGATCAACCAAAACGTTAAATATATTTTTGGATTGCCTGGGGCCAAGATTGACCAACTATTCGAGAATCTCGAACATAACGATAATCCCCAAACTCCTAAACTAATCATCACCCGTCACGAACAAAATGCGGCTTTCATGGCTGCTGGTATCGGACGTTTGACTGGTAAACCTGGTGTTGTCGCTACTACTTCTGGACCTGGTGTTTCTAACTTGGCTACGGGATTGATCACGGCAACTGCTGAAGGAGATCCTGTCGTTGCCTTAGGTGGTCAAGTTCCACGAAACGATATTGCTAGATTAACGCACCAAAGTATCTCAAGTAAAGAGCTTTTGTCCGCAGCTACTAAGGATAGTGTCGAAGTCCAAGATGCCAACAATCTTTCGGAGTCTTTTGCAAACGCTTACCAAACAGCTGCTGCACCTAAAGCTGGGGCTACTTTCATGTCCATCCCTCAAGATGTCTTGAATGATGAAGTTACTCGCAATACTATCAAGAGTCTTTCCCCCGTTGAACAAGGTGGAGCTGACCAAGATACTGTTAATGAAATTATTGAAAAAATCAAAAATGCTAAATTGCCAGTAATCTTAGCCGGTATGCGTTCTTCTACTAATGAAGTAACTCATAAGATCCACAAATTTTTACACAAATTCTCAATTCCCGTCGTTGAAACTTTCCAAGGGGCTGGAGTTATCTCACGTGACCTAGAAAAGAACTACTACGGACGTGTTGGCTTGTTCAGAAACCAAATCGGTGACACTATTTTGAAGGAAAGCGACTTGATTATCGCTGTCGGCTACGATCCTATTGAATATGAAGCTCGTAATTGGAACGTTGGTCGCACAGGCGAAATCATTAATCTCGACAGTATCGCACCTGAAATTACTAATGATTACCAACCAGATCTAGTTGTCCAAGCTGATATTGCTAAAACTTTGGACGAAATCAGTGAACAATTACCTGATGATATTGATTTAGGTGAAAAAATGCATCAACATCTGGCCGATCAACAAGAGAAATTTACTAAAAAGGATGCTATCCCTGAAAATCATTCCGATAAAAATGGTATTCACCCTCTTGCTATCATTCATGCTTTACAAAACCAAGTTAATGATGACACGACCGTAACAGTTGATGTTGGTAGCTTGTACATTTGGATGGCCCGTCATTTCAGAAGTTACAAGCCAAGACACTTGCTATTCAGTAATGGTATGCAAACACTTGGAGTTGCTCTTCCTTGGGCGATTGCCGCAGCTTTGGAACGTCCTGAACAACCTATCGTATCCGTTGCTGGTGATGGTGGCTTCCTTTTCTCAGGACAAGAATTAGAAACAGCCGTCCGTTTAAATCTCAACATCGTGCAACTAGTTTGGGACGACGGATATTACGATATGGTTCGTTTCCAAGAAATTGCCAAATACGGTCACGATTCTGGAGTCAAATTAGGATCAGTTGATTTCGTCAAATACGCTGAAAGCTTCGGTGCTACTGGTATGCGTGTCGAGAGAACCGAAGATCTTGAACCAATGTTAGCCAAAGCTTTCGCTACAAAGGGACCAGTCGTTTTGCACATCCCTGTAGACTACTCTGACAACATCAAACTAGCTTCCAAGTTGGTTGACGACGTCTTGAATTAA
- a CDS encoding metal-dependent transcriptional regulator: protein MNDLNFLRLIFELGGSFQNVNNIDLAVKANVSKASISDRTQHLSKLGLVKYTKYYGTKLTKKGLNTVIPLIQQHSLLEIWLLDKLNIPLGQVYEKASQLCENPDPLVIDRLNIYLDYPKTCPHGNIIPINCPIPEFSDSSLLSKQVTSDRYWKIINFAEDNYLFQILSNIDIQLGDQIQILNINDYDHSMVVLNLRNNIKQILPKNITKMIRVDKVTAMEKSV, encoded by the coding sequence GTGAATGATTTAAATTTTTTACGATTAATATTCGAATTAGGTGGAAGCTTTCAAAATGTTAATAATATCGATCTCGCTGTTAAAGCCAATGTCAGCAAGGCTTCTATTTCCGATCGTACGCAGCATTTATCAAAGTTAGGTTTAGTTAAATATACTAAATACTATGGAACTAAGTTGACGAAAAAGGGTTTGAACACCGTTATCCCTTTAATTCAACAACACAGCCTCTTAGAAATCTGGTTGTTAGACAAGCTGAACATTCCTTTAGGCCAAGTTTATGAGAAAGCCAGTCAATTGTGTGAAAATCCTGATCCTTTAGTGATCGATCGACTAAATATTTATCTGGACTATCCAAAAACTTGCCCACATGGGAATATTATTCCTATTAACTGTCCTATTCCGGAATTTTCTGATTCTTCCTTATTATCTAAACAAGTTACTTCTGATAGATATTGGAAAATTATTAATTTTGCGGAAGACAATTACCTCTTCCAAATTCTTAGTAACATCGACATCCAACTAGGCGACCAGATTCAAATCTTAAATATCAATGACTACGATCATTCAATGGTAGTTTTGAATTTACGCAATAATATCAAGCAAATTTTACCCAAGAATATCACTAAGATGATTCGGGTCGACAAAGTTACCGCAATGGAAAAGAGCGTTTGA